AAGAGGTTTGACAGCTTCTTGGTCATGTAAAGAGAATTCGGATATCTTATGTCCATATTGTCATTAGTAAATGCTCAGTGGTAAACTGGGAAAGGGCTATGAATTTTTACTCTTTGATTTGGTCTGCTGAATAACCAAGGTGGCATAGATAAGCTCATTCCAGGCATCAGGGACCCCAGGAAGGCACCAATGGCTACAGTCTTGCTTCCTTGTGGAAACTTTTTTGCCAGCAGTTGCATTCTTTCCGTAGATTGATGGATGGCCATCCTTGCGGAAATTGGTCAACCTTGTCACATTCAAAAGTTTCACAGGAACCCGCATTTCTTTGATTACTTCATCCActatcttcattttcaaaggatAGTTATCAAGTATGGCCCCATTTAAGACTGGTTCTTTTTCCCCATTGCATGATCCACCTGAATCCCAATCTCCTCCTCTGCTTTCCAGAGTTTGGAATGAACAGAAATTATAGATAAGTCAAACACTTTCcataataaacaaataaatcaattatatGCTACTTCTCTCAAGTACTTAAAAATTTGTTACTAAGTGTTTAATtatcttaaaattttgttctGTTTCTCATTATAGTAATTTCAAGTTGAATGTTGAGAAAGAAAGTTTCCCAACACTCAAAAAGCAAATTATATACAGAACTCTCTCTTCTAGTTTGTCTGATACGAACTGAACAAAAATGTGCGAGATGAAAGGATTAAACAGTTGAATATACCTGAAATGGGCAGAAGAGTACCCACGATAGAAGATCAACTGCTTTGATGGATTAACATTACGATCAATCCAGCTAGCCCAGGTCCTCAGAGCCCTTCTATAGGCCTCCGATGCATCAAACTTTGGATAAAGATAATCTCCCTCTTTATAGTAGTTTTTCCTGAAAGAAATAACTGTCATATTTCTACAGGGTTCTGGTATATTTTGCGAAAGTAAAAATGGCCAAATGAAGTCATAAACCAGTCAACCAGTCTAGGTGCCAGTTAGTTGCAATCTATAAGCTAATTGAGTATTTTTCTTGGTAAGAGATCGAAGTATACTATAtcagttttcaaaatttgaatattgaCAGCACTCGCATTCTATGGATGATCTTTTATTGTCTACcagtcaaaagaaaagaaatgaagaaataaacacccaaaacaaatcaaagtgATTAACACAACCGAATGAACCAGAAAAGAATATTTCAATCTGCAGAACAAATgtaagaaaatatcattataGTAAGTAAATATTAGATAAGCTTGTAAGCATACCCACGAGCAGTCTTTCCATGAGTCCACCAATGGCCAGTATTAAAGACAAGAATGTCAGCTCTTTTCCAACGTTTAGCTGTCTTATCAATTTGATCTATCGAAAGAGTTGGATTTGAACTCCCTTGACCATTAATGCGGACTCCTTCCTTTACGAGGAAATGTGACCTCACAAATTCCACTGTACAGTCATAGTCCTGTCCAAGAATTTCAGAAAACTTCACAATCAGTAAAAGTACCAACTGATCCATTATACTCCCTACAACTAAGTTGAACTTAAAATGAGTATGATGTAATTCTGTGTACTGAATAACTAGTAAGGTAAAATTGGATTTAACTTAGATAGTTTCAgcccaaatcaaaatattgtAATGTCAATCCTAAAACTAAATATGGAGTGTGTTCCAGAAGGTAAGCTTTCACCCAAATATGGCAGAAGTAAATTTAGGATGACCAAACACACATAGACTTAGTATGTATAATGAAAAGTAAGTTCTAACTAACATGAAACAAAACCAATTGGGCTATGGGGAAGCTGCCAACTACACTTTACAATCAATGCTTAAGAACGTGACACGtaatcaagaaaaaaacttactcaagTGCAAACTATATGGGTGAATGAACTAGAAATTAGGATCACAATGATCTAACCTCGAATTTAAAAACATAGTAGCCTCTTCCCTTAGTTATTTTGTGGCCGTGAATTTCATGCATTCTGCTCTTATTATGCAAGCCTTCGCGGAGGAGGCAAAGGATTGACTCGAACTGGTTCCGGTTCATGGAATCTCCTACCAGCATCAATCTTTTACCACGTAGTCTCACCAAGAAGTCTGTTGCATTAAACCTACGAGTGACGGTGAGTGCAGAAACAAAATGTATTCCAAGAAAATTGATAAACTAGCATGAATAAGGAGGCAAATAGAATCAAAGTAAAATGGGAGACCAAGATAATTATTCAAATActgaaataaatatatattaggaaaTCATCTTCAATATTGTTTCAAAGAAAGCATGCTACATACAAATGCCGTTAAATTGCAAAAAGGCTCGAAGTGGAACTAGTTGCATAAAATTTGAGGACTATGCATACCCTCAAACTCACTAAAACTGTACCTCTCAGATCAGAACTAGGAAGAGCATAACTGTAATTTATTTCCCAAAACTCAACTAAAAGTTCAATTTGTAAATAGACATCTGTAGACAACCCATTGTGTAATATCTAATTTTCTGCCCTTGATATATGTacttttccaatattttccGTGGCACATCATAAGAATCACTCTTTTTGGCTATAAAGCCTACACCTTGCCACTAGAAATTCTGCAGCAAGTAAATTCTTCCCGAGAAGCacaatcaatttttttccacatctTATAAGATGCTTTCCTATATatactttctttttccccCATTTTGTTCTACTAATTTGCATCCAACTCAAGCTATTTCTTTGACTTTTGATTGATCTAATTAACATTTGGGGCTTTTATCACTAATGGAAGATacttcaataattttttatcataaaacaaaacgattttgttctgttttatCAATTAAATTGATTTGCATTAATCAATTGGAGAAGCACTTTggtaaaaacaaaatgttgTATACAGAATTGATTACTGCATTCTACGCTAAACAAGGAAactcatctttctttttcaatttgttcAAACCATATCCACAGCCTTTTATATAGGCACTAACAATTTCCTAATGACAAACAACTAGATTTGTTTGACATAGTCTCAATACCCCTGTGGCATAATGGCATAGGTCTCCTTGAATTTTGCAAAGATGATTTTCAAGTCGTGATTCAAATCCATGTAAGGGTAGATGTGCACCATCCCTGGTGTGGAGCGTGATTCAAAAAATGGTAATTCAGCAAGTTGGTGATTTCCTAAACATAGTTAACTAGTCCAACCTAGATGTTAGTAGTCTCCTGATCACCTCCCATTGCATCCCTCGCTCATTCGGTCAAAACACCAGTCACATCCAAGGGCATCACCTCTGTAATCAGATCTGGATCCAGTTCCAATTTCAGTTCATTGCACCATTGCACCAAACTCAACATGCTGCCCTTGATCACCTCCCATCACATCCCTTGATTTATATAACTCTATGTACCTTACTGAGCTATAGAACTCTAGCATACGTGCATGAATTTGCACTCTGTGACATTTACTGAATGAGATTCCAAAGTTCATATTTTATCACTAGCATCAAGCCCTTCCCTATGATGGAGAATTATCAGGCTGAGCTGTTAATGAGCTCAGGAATAAGGTGAACTTAGGATACCTTCTAGGCATGAAGTTGAGTTAAGGCTGAGCTCATCTGTCTTTAGATTAAATAAATGGCCAAAGCTCCAACCTCTGTTGGAAATGAGCTTGGGCAGGGCTTTCTTTATTACTAAATCCTTTTCTATGGGGACTCAAACTTGGGACTTCTTACGATGTGCATTCTGACAATTTGATTCTTCAAGATTGCAGATCACTGATTGAGAAATTTCATTTGCCCACTATGTGATTGATTCATCCAATTTCCCATGGAATTCAAGCTTGTTAGACAAGTATGcacatttttttgaaaagtgaTCAAACAGATAGAGCACAATATCAATGGATGCAAGGCAATGGTAGTGATAGCCAATAACATGGCCAATGGAGGTTGCCATTTCACAATCCAAAAACAGAGGATTTAGAAATGCACAAACCAGAACAGAGTTTCTGTTTGTGATGAACGTCTAGCATTCCTTTGCTCATTAAGGTTTCTTCACGGGACAAAACATATTTTCTGTATTATCTTTGTCCACTACCCATAGACGTTTTCTGGACCTCATTCTAGGAACAATATTTCTTTAGAAAGCAAGACATTTGGCATCATAATGGGTCCTACATTGTGATTGAGCTTGGTGGGCATTCAAATTAGATACCTTGATGTTTAAATTGCAGCTAGTAGACATGTCCTTCCTAAAACAGATCGGTGGAAGCTTtcttaaattgaaaatattatccatttTCAACAATTGACAAcagaccaaaataaaaaaagcataatATCCACAGAGCAAAATCACAAGGATAACGACTAAAGCAGGACAGAGATACCTTGGAAGATCACAGCCCTCAGGCTTCCACCGCCATTTGAGATACTCAGAGTCACTCCTCCCATTGCTTTGGCAATCAAAAGCTTCATCAACATAAGGGCAAGAACTGGGTTTATAAAGCGGGTAATGCTCATCCTTCACCCAAGTCCCCAGATACAAATCACACCCAGTTTCACCcatttcaccaaatgggttttcattttcacGACCTGGGTCTTGCTCAGTTTCATCATTGAACTCCGTTGGCTCTTCAGTTTGTGAATTGGATGAAACGGGTTGTTGGGTTGGTGGGTCCAATGGCTGTGCAGAGATAGAATGGAGCAAGGGCAGTTGGTAATTACTGCCTGAAGAAGAAGGTGGGTCCACTTCTACTCTTTCTGTAGATGTGGAGTTGGGCAGGGAGAGGTTGGAATTTGGAagcgaggaagaagaagaagaagaagaggggaTTTGGGGAAAGGGATttttgtagagagagagagaaggctcAAGAGCTCGTTTGCTGAAGAGGAAGATggtgaagagaaagagggtGATGAAGACGAGAGCGGTGACAGTGTAACGCTTCTTCTGGGTTGAGGAATTGGAAGCCACTGCCATTTCACACCATTTGGTTTTGACAGTGAGTGAAGTGTGGAGGCTGCATCGGTTTTTCTGTTATTAAATTTTCCAGGCAAGTTAacagggaaagagagagagagagagagagagagagaggcagtgAACTTCCCAATGGAGAAAGGaattttcgttttttttttctttttttattgttctATTAAACATTATTTTGTGCTCTTCTCACGTGCGTACCTGATCATGAATGATAATTCCAacaatgattttcttttttctttttatggttGTGGAATGTAAatctttctttgcttttcaactagtcttttcttttgcattcATATTTTGTACAACATAATTCTGTCATGAGCATTCTTGCCATATATGAACACTTTCAAAGTTGGAAAGGTTTTAAGAGGTGcctatattttcatttgagACTGCAGAAGTTTGTATGGAAGTGTAAATTAGATTCCTTTTTAAAGGTTGAATTAGGTTTTTTCTTTAGCAAACTTCCTCGCTACGAGAGAATTTCATATCAAGATTCAAGCAAGTTAAATTTAAACAAATGGTGGAGGACGAAGCCAactttgaaaaagaaacatatcaTGATTTGTTAAAGTGTgacatcaattcattcatgttatataagtgtatttatttattaatattgtaATCTAAGTTCATGACATGTAAGGAAATCATTTAACGactttgaatatatatatatatatatatatatcctttaCAAAACTTGGCAATAAATGTTGTGTTGTATATTGATCTTTTATCTGTGTTTGAAGATTAAATCATATGtaaatcaagttttttttttccttcttctttcttttttcctgcacattgaaatcaattcacaagttttattttttggtaaaaaaaggaaatttcattaaacatgaaaaatatagAGTGACGCTAAATGaattctaaaattaactgagtacaccatattatttaaatcaaaatgtaaaattaactaagtacaccctatttaactacaCAAAATACCCTTGATACACCCTAATATACTATATCACATCTCATTTGCCAcgtcatattttaatttcttctaAAGCTTTTGTTCTTCACATTAATAGGAGTCAATTTGAACAaatatgggttttttttttgttctgaaaattcccttcttttttttcttttttttttttttctctcatctcaATGGGATTTTGATTTAGTCTTCAAATAACGAATTTGTTCAAACTGGTTCGACAACAAGCCATATGGGTCAAATAGCTACTGCAAACTTGATTCAATTGAAAACTAATTCCCAAATGCCTTCTTATATTTGAACTTTAGATCCAACTAATATCTTCAATGATTGTTATGAATAGTTAGATGGTCTTCCACTTTCATATTTGGTCTCTTAATAATTTCCTTAACCTTCATCTCTAATGGAGGAGTTGTTGGGCAGCAATGGAGGGCTGTTGGTCGGCAAAGGAACGAACATTCAACGATACCTCTTTGCGCCACCGCCAATACTCGTTGCGTTGTCAAATAATATGTTTGATTAGGGTTGGATATGGTGAGTAGTGTGTACTtactaaaattatatttgtttcacaattcaacatatccttttggtcattttatattagggtaaattagtcattcaataaatagtttgatagtatggtgtactcaattaattttaaggtttatttagcagcactcaaaatatatacattagaccatagtctgaaatatcgataatatcgaggaaatatcgaggatatttcggtttttttgaatcacggatatttcggaacatattcatgtacatatcgtataaatatcgacaatatcgacgataatatcgaaaaatatcgatgtcgataatttcgctcacatttcagcaatattttgtcaaaatatcggtgtaatatcgctaaaatatcgaaaatatcgatgtgaatgaaaaaaaaaaagtttttttttaaaaaaaaagggaaaaaaggggagaaaaaagcacaaaggggatatgaacccctcccattttactcctccaacaccttaaacaccatatcacttatgtttttgtgataatatgctaaaatatttatatttatatgggtggtatgttaacaattacatgcaaaactattttggggatttatcatttgatgactactcttcacaatacacttactctacacatagagatgatgaagatagtgaaaaatttgaacctcgtaggaactctatgtggtactaagttactcatgtatcttaccatgcaatgtataaagtgtaaaatataatagtagatcattatatataaatgattacggtgtatttaatcttttttcattaattattacatattttttacactcatagtgtttgcccgcttactgtataatcaacttaaattagttaaatccatcatgcaatgcatttccttctaattttttgtgataaactcatagataattgactaaataaacattctccaaagtttcaataaaaatttccaagtttttcttacaatttccatggtttttattcaatttttatcgatatcaataatatcccgatattttcatcgaaatttccatatttttagactaccgatatttccgatattatcgatattttagaccttgcaTTAGACCAAACAAAGTAACAAATCTAGGTATGGGCTCAATCGCCTTGCTCTGCCACTCCATGACTTGAGATATGCTCAAATATCCCATATCCACCACTCCACACACTCAAGTTCTGGTCAAATATTGTCGATCCGCCACTCCACGACTCAAGATATGCTTAGATTTCGCCGTAACACCATTCGCTCCGAGGACACatcaattattaatttttaaaaattgagaTAAATAGTGGTGTACTATGGGATTAAATCATCCTTGCACCACCGCACACAGTAAGTTTCATACATTTGACAAATGAACAGTAAGTTTCATACATATGCGATAATTAGTGATGACTGTCCCCCCTATCATTCTATTATTATGTCAACAAGAAGTATAATAAATGAATGATAAGACACGACGAAACCATAACGTAAATTAAAGATTAATTGAAGTGACAAGTGTCTAAGTCTTGTTGGCACTCCGGCAAGGGCACCGGTAGAATACATTGCAGTTTACAAGGTTGTTTGTCTGAGTATCTCTTTCTCACCCCATTCACCCAAAAGACAACCAAATAGCAACTAAAAAACCTGACAAATTTCATCATGTATCAATTCAAGCGAAACCCTAATTAGCAAATGACGTGCTTCACAAGTTAATGTGATCAGAACAGGTCACAATCTCATCACcctatatctttttttttttttttttgggttgataaGACCCTATATCAATTAATATCTGCATCTGCATGTCCCCAACAAAACATTAATTTGcagtttttccttttgctctGGGTGTCAGCTTTTGACACAAGGGCTTTAATAGCTCTCATGGAGGAAAGAGTCCAATGGAGACTGATGAGGGTTTCTCCTAAAACACAAAAGAGCTTTGGACTGCATGCCTTGGGGGAAGGAATCAAAAGGGTATGTAATATGTATGATATATAGCTTAGCTCTAGGCAGGCAAAAGAATGTTGTGCTTTTAATTTGGGATGTGAGAGCCCCTTTGACTTAAAACTTCAAACTTGTTTTAAAAGAAttctgttttgtttaattctgtcataatttattaattaatgaatGGCCAATGACTTGAATGCTGCAGAAAGGAATTTAATGAAGTTTGGTGAGAGGCTTTCTTCTGTTCTTCAAAGCTACAGAGATGTTGATATATCACACTAGTCTTTTACTGTATATCCTGAGATACCCTTAGTAAATGCATGTCCTGTTAAAATCCCCCTCTCATTAGCCCTCTTTGTATTTCTCTtcaaaagatatatatatatatatcaccaTAATCCCCCATTCCTTTTGCCTCTTTATCTCCCTCTCCCAAAGGTTGCCTTTGTATGTGCTTTTGTGGGTTTTCTTGTATATTTGTCTTTGTTCTCTTCTGGGTTTCTCTGGTTTATATATGGTTCCCAAGTTTTCCTCTCATCAGTGAATTCAACAGCTATATATAGCTAGTAGCAGTGACTGTGTTGCAATGAGATTGGCTGAGATTACACTTTTGTGCCTCTTGGTTTTGGCTTGTATTAGATCAAATGCAGTTGCAAGGTCCAGCTTTTTCACTACttttgatcatcatcatcatcatcatcatgatgTTGGAAAGAGGATGAAGAGCTCATCATCAAATGGAAGAGTGCCAGAAGCAGCAAATTTCAGCCAGTACTGCAAGTCAAAGGGGCACCAGttttatgattatttttttcactctAACTCTAAGAACACCACctcagaaaacaaaagggtTGTTCCCACTGGTCCCAATCCCTTACATAACAGGTAAAAAAATGTGATGAAGAAATAGCCAGCCTTGATGTAATAGTAGTTAATACCTTCATATATGGAGTATCGGCATCCTCTATATTGAAGCTTCTCTCTCccatttgtatttgtatttcctttttgtttatcTAAAATGTTAGTGATATAAGTAACTGAGAGTTTTGTTTCTTATGATCTGTATGTCTTTATGTGGGAAAGAGGAGGATATTAGTGAGCTTCTGCATATTGTTCTAAGGAAAAAGAAGTGCTTCTGTTTAGATCCATTGCCAgcattatataaaaatttataataataaaaatgctGAAATGGAAAActtcattaattaaaaactttGTGTGATAAAAGGATTAATTTCTCTGTATCAGCTGCTCAACGTGCCAGCCTTCATTAAATTCAAAGCTAATTTTTTCCTCTCACATAGATCTTTCTTCACCTTCTCTTGGTTTGTCTTATTCTTTTGTCGTTTTCGTTTTGCAATTTTTTCGTGTGAAATTTCTCTCTTTCGTCCTCCTCCCTCATTGTCTCTGTGAGGCTATATTAGGTCGTATCCCTCTAAACAAGGCACACAAGTGGCGGGGACATTAGGTCGTATCCCTCGTATCCCTCTAAACAAGGCACAGCAGTGGCGGGGACATTAGGTCGTATCCCTCTAAACAAGGCGCAGCAGTGGCGGGGACAGCAGTGGGGTATGGGGGTGCGCATGGTGCAGAGGGAAAAGTCAAGGTTTGGGTTTGACAGAGAGGAGGATGTTGGGGTTCGTGTAACGGAGTTGAACACCTATTTAAAAtcaaggggagagagagaacatgATTTGGTTATGATTGTGTTATTGGGTTCCAATGttcttttgctttgttttttttcataatcACCTACATAAATGGATGAACTTAACTACAGTAAAACTAATTTTAATCCAAGTGAGTCAAAATGGATTTATATGTCAGAGATGTCATCTATAATGCTATTTAAAGAGACAGAATTTGTAAGATGTTTATAACTCAAGTGATTAAAAGTAATTACAACTCCTGCATTCGGAAGTCATGTGCTCAAATCTCCCTCCACCAATATTGcttaaactaaaaaaagagATGGAATTCATGGACTACGGAACAATATTTGTCACatcaattatttaatttttattttattaaaagatGCCTTGAGTTCGAAATTTATGAATTGACGGtaatttttgaataaataaaatatatataaatctttGCATGATGTGAATTTTGCGTTGTGTTTcgtttttttttgtgtttcgTTTGGCTACAATTTAGTGTAGAGTAGTGTGTAGGGAAAGGGACGCCTGGTCAGACAGTTGGTCTTTTTGCTGAATGTCAGACTGTAGGTGACAATAAGCTTTGATaatgctttcttttttacaaaaaGGAAGCCCCCCAATTACTAATTTGGTGCGAGGAACAAGAAAAAGCTGCAATTGGGCTAAACTTTATTTCTCAGACCAGGATCTCTACATTTTCAAACACTAACTTTGGCAAAATACTGTAGATTTTTTAGCCATGATGTTTACAACACCAACAAAAATCAACCCTAGTCAGACATAAGATTATCTACATACAAATTATTGACTTAGTCATTGAGCTTAAATAGAAAGCTGCTAAATGATTTTCAAAATAGATATTCCAAACTAAGATTGCAAGCCATCCTGCTTAGGAAGAATTTTGAATCTAAGAATGTCTCAAATGATTGTTAAAAACTCTAATTTTTACATAGGAAGCTAAAACATATGTTCTGAGCTTCTCAAAAGTGGTTCTTCAATCTTCACTCCTTAACATGTAACATCTTTCAAATCTCCcatatgcaagtaacaaaatatgtaCCACCAAGTAACCccatttttctaaaaaattaaagattaaATAGACATGTGTGAAAACTTAGGGATGagagaaccaaaaaaaaaaaaaaatcaataatttgTAGCTACATTTGAAGTTTTACAGTGTGCATGAAGCCCTCATACCATTTTGACTTTCCTTGCAAGACAGGAAACGGCCCTCAAGTTGGTGGTTTAGGTAATGAGGTAGATTCACTCTGAAAGGGAGAAGGGAAGACCTCAGATATTGTATCCCAAGAAAGGTTCTGATCTTTCGTGCGTCTTCGTTCTAAGAAGGCAGGTTTCATAGGTGTTCCAATCATTTCAACTTTGCAAGTTAGCATTGCTACAACCTCTGACATTGGGGGTCTCAGATTTGCATGAGGCTGAAGACATAAGAAGGCAACTTGGATTGCTTGCAAAACATCCCTTTCCACAAATCCATTTTCATGCAATTTTGGATCTACTAGCTCGATCACATTTGACGTCTCGAATAACTTCCATGCCTAAATTAATAAGTGAAATGGTCAGTGGCAAGAATTCCAACTATGCTAAAAGAATCATTGAATTGCTGTATAAGTAATAATTGATGAAGGATAGAAGGCCTACATATTCAGGGAGGTATTGCATTTCTGATGGTAAAGTGAGATCTGTGTTTTTTCTTCCGCTAATTATTTCAAGCACAAGAACTCCAAAACTATATATGTCTGCCTTTTCGGACAATTCTCCTCTAATAGCATATTCCGGTGCTGTATAACCCCTGCACAAGCAGAAAAGAGAcagttaaaaaaagaaggaaaaacagagaagaataTTCTTAAGGCCTTTTTTTCAGTTTGTCCACCAGTTTCTGGACTGCAAGCAAATTGTGTCATCCCAACATGCATCTAAAGCATAATTTCCGCATCTACTTAAAATCATCACCAGATGGACTTACTCTGATGACGTAAAATCTTCTAAAACATCTTAAACATGTGGTGAATACTAGAAATTTACTTTTGAACACATAAATGACTGAAGTGCAagcaatttttctttaatctgTTTATCCTTGGCTCTATAGTtgtgaaaataacaaaaccgGTGGCAGCATGTTTGTGAAAATAACTATAACCAGCAGCAGTGAAGGAACTAAACCAGTTCCGGTAATGGTGCGCAGTAGAGGCATACAAGACCTCGCGATTGTGATTCTTGTGGTACATAACAgtatttttcttccaaaagGAATAATtatgctttctcttttttctttctttcttcctttgcCCATGGGAGAAAAGGTCTAATGTGCATTACCAAATCTTGAACAAATGTATACAACGTGCCGTCTAATCAATGACTCATGAAGGGGCCTTATGGAATAATATATTAGGTGAAGGACTTACAAAGTTCCAGCAAATGTTGTACTGAGATAAGCTTGGTCTTCAGGGAAGAACCTAGCCAGCCCAAAATCTCCAATCTTTGGTTGGTATTTCTCATCAAGAAGAATGTTGCTTGCCTTGATATCTCTGTGGATAATTCTTAGGGGAGAATCCTCATGCAGATACTGTAAACCTCGAGCAATACCCACAATTATCTGGAACCTGGTGCTCCAGTTCAGGAACCGATCACTTTTTCCTGTTTTCCATTAAGAAGAGTTATAAGTAATCATCAAAGTTCAATGATTTATTGCACTATGTCTAAGTGTCAAGTTTCAGTTAATCTGCTGATCGAAGGAAGTAGATCTTGGACATGAGATCAGAAAATCAGCCTTTGAAACATGTTTGCAGAACAAAATGATTGACAATTCATTAGTAAAAATAAGTAACCTTCACATTTAGATGGATTGTTCAGAAATAGAGATTGCTTTCGAAGAAGAAAATAGCGTACACTTGACTCAGCAATCTGATAGGGCATTATGAATTCCCAGAAAATATATCCTCAGAAAAATTTCAGGAGTAAACAACTCTTCCAACATCATATCAGataacaaaacagaaaactgaGTCTCGAAACTGTTGGAGTGGTACATCCTGAACAAAAGCTAACATTTTCACATCAAAGTTGGAAATTCAGGTTTGGCGGCAGATTGTACATTTACATGCAGTTTTTGAGGACCCTGAATCCCTGATGATGGCTAATCATTACCTACAAATTTCCTTCTCCATTTATGAAGATCAAAGGAATTACATTTACGTACATATGAATCATCCTATGCTAAGAGCAAAAGAATTATTTTAGTTTCTTACATCTGTCTgcttactttttaaatttttgtgtgatGGGAAAAAACTT
The window above is part of the Prunus dulcis chromosome 1, ALMONDv2, whole genome shotgun sequence genome. Proteins encoded here:
- the LOC117625497 gene encoding protein trichome birefringence-like 5 isoform X1 produces the protein MAVASNSSTQKKRYTVTALVFITLFLFTIFLFSKRALEPSLSLYKNPFPQIPSSSSSSSSLPNSNLSLPNSTSTERVEVDPPSSSGSNYQLPLLHSISAQPLDPPTQQPVSSNSQTEEPTEFNDETEQDPGRENENPFGEMGETGCDLYLGTWVKDEHYPLYKPSSCPYVDEAFDCQSNGRSDSEYLKWRWKPEGCDLPRFNATDFLVRLRGKRLMLVGDSMNRNQFESILCLLREGLHNKSRMHEIHGHKITKGRGYYVFKFEDYDCTVEFVRSHFLVKEGVRINGQGSSNPTLSIDQIDKTAKRWKRADILVFNTGHWWTHGKTARGKNYYKEGDYLYPKFDASEAYRRALRTWASWIDRNVNPSKQLIFYRGYSSAHFRGGDWDSGGSCNGEKEPVLNGAILDNYPLKMKIVDEVIKEMRVPVKLLNVTRLTNFRKDGHPSIYGKNATAGKKVSTRKQDCSHWCLPGVPDAWNELIYATLVIQQTKSKSKNS
- the LOC117625497 gene encoding protein trichome birefringence-like 5 isoform X2 — protein: MSITRFINPVLALMLMKLLIAKAMGGVTLSISNGGGSLRAVIFQDFLVRLRGKRLMLVGDSMNRNQFESILCLLREGLHNKSRMHEIHGHKITKGRGYYVFKFEDYDCTVEFVRSHFLVKEGVRINGQGSSNPTLSIDQIDKTAKRWKRADILVFNTGHWWTHGKTARGKNYYKEGDYLYPKFDASEAYRRALRTWASWIDRNVNPSKQLIFYRGYSSAHFRGGDWDSGGSCNGEKEPVLNGAILDNYPLKMKIVDEVIKEMRVPVKLLNVTRLTNFRKDGHPSIYGKNATAGKKVSTRKQDCSHWCLPGVPDAWNELIYATLVIQQTKSKSKNS
- the LOC117626992 gene encoding putative serine/threonine-protein kinase — its product is MEMNSTSKPPSPALFFFLGGIVMLIILLVLIFVFRKLIKPEELKKLVARARRQPESKDLFSGNLRTISYFDFRTLKMATKNFHPGNLLGVGGFGPVYRGKLGDGRLIAAKKLCLDKSQQGESEFLTEVKLITSVQHRNLVRLIGCCSDGPQRLLVYEYMKNRSLDLIVYGKSDRFLNWSTRFQIIVGIARGLQYLHEDSPLRIIHRDIKASNILLDEKYQPKIGDFGLARFFPEDQAYLSTTFAGTLGYTAPEYAIRGELSEKADIYSFGVLVLEIISGRKNTDLTLPSEMQYLPEYAWKLFETSNVIELVDPKLHENGFVERDVLQAIQVAFLCLQPHANLRPPMSEVVAMLTCKVEMIGTPMKPAFLERRRTKDQNLSWDTISEVFPSPFQSESTSLPKPPT